The nucleotide window ACAAAGCAGCTGGCCATGGCGGCTCAATTTCCCTATGATACAAAAACATCCTATCAACGGGATGTGGCATCCAAAGGACGGGTGAATGAAGGTGATCTATACGGGGGTACGATTCTCAGGCAGGGGGCTGAACTGGGCGTTTCCACCCCGGTCACCCGGTCGGTGTATTCAGCCATTCAGGACCGTCTGTCAGCCAAGTAATCCCACAATGGCGCCGGTCATGCAGGTGGCGATGGTGCCGGCGATAATGGACTTGAGACCCAAGGACACGATCTCTCCCCGGCGTTCCGGCGCCATTGTGCCCAATCCGCCGATCATGATGCCCAGGCTGCCGGGGTTGGCAAATCCGCACATGGCATAAAGCATGATCAGCCGGCTGTCCGGCCCCAGACTGTCTGCCGGCAGCCCGGCCAGGTTCAGGTAGGCCACGAATTCGTTGATAATGGTTTTGGTGCCCATCAGCCCCCCGGCGATGCCGGCTTCCGCCCAGGGAACGCCCATGAGCCATACCACCGGTGACATGATCCATCCGAAAATCCGCTGCAGTGTCAGGGGCGTGCCGTTTACAACCGGCAGAATTTTGAGCAGGATATCTGCCAGATGCACCAGTGCCACCAGCACCACGAGCATGGCAATGATGTTGATGAGCAGTTCCACGCCCTGAAGGGTGCCCCGGGTGACGGCATCCATGGAACTGGTGGCCGGGTCCGGTTCGGTGAGTTCTCCGGAAGTGACCGGGCGGGTTTCCGGGATCATGATTTTGGCCACGGTGATGGCGGCCGGCGCACTGATGATGGAGGCGGCCAGGATATGGCCTAACACATTGGGGATGATGTCTCCCAGGATGTTGGCATACAGCACCATCATGGTGCCGGCGATGGTGGCCATGCCCGAAGTCATCAGGGTGAACAGTTCACTGCGGGTCAGGGAACGGACATAAGGCCGAATAAACAGAGGGGACTCCACCATGCCCACGAAAATATTGGCAGACACACCTAAGCCTTCAGCCCCGCCCAGTTTGAAGAGTTTTTCAAGCACCCGGGAAAATTTCTGAACCACCCAGGGCAAAATTTTCCAGTAAAAAAGCAATGAAGACAAGGCACTCATGAGCAGCACTAACGGCAGGGCCTGAAATGCCAGGATAAAGGATGCACCAGCAAATTTCTCTTCAAAGGGCAAAGTGCCCCCCCCCAGGTAGCCGAATACCATGGAAGTGCCGGCCCGGGTGGCCTGTTCCAGGGCCAGAACCACCTGATTGAGCAGGACAAATCCCTGGCTCAGCAGCGGGATCTTGAGAAAAATCAGGGCCAGCAGAAATTGAAATCCTAAGCCGACGGCAATGGTTTTGATGTTTACCCGGCCCCGGTTTTCACTGATCATCCAGGCCAGCCCGATAAAAACGATCAGACCGGCAACGCCTTGAATTATCATGGTGTTTCTTTCAGCTCAAATATAGTGGTTTAAGTCAAATGCATCCTGAAACCCTATAATTCATTTGGCGGATCACGTCAACGATTCGGTGCATAAGTCGCGTTTTTGCAACCAAATTATAGTGATTTTTCATGTTTTTTGGGTTTACTTTTCTGTTTTACAGGCATATGAAGACAAAACGGGATCGTTTTATCAGGATAAACAATGGCATTTATTTTGCAGACTCGTATAGGAAATTAAGGAGAACTACATTTTGGAAGCATACGTGATATAGGGTTTTTGCCAGACAAAAGCGGCCGACGCCGACCGTTTTTGCCGTGATTTATATTAACGGCTACATCTCACAGCCATAAGGAGGAGAGAAACAATGGATGCGTTATTAATCATGGTGGTTTCCTTTATCGGTTATATTTTTATGTATCAGGTGTATGGCCGGTTCATTGGAAAGAAAATTTTCAAACTGGCCCAGGGCGCTGAAGTGCCATCGGTTGTCATGGAAGATGGTGTGGACTATGTGCCCACCAAAAAAGAGGTGATCTTCGGCCATCACTTCACTTCCATTGCCGGTACGGGTCCCATCGTGGGACCGGCCATTGCCATTATCTGGGGATGGGTGCCGGCCATGATCTGGGTGTTTTTCGGCAGCATTTTCATGGGTGCTGTGCATGATTTCGGCGCGTTGATTATTTCCATGAGGAACCAGGGAAAGTCCATTGCCGACTATACCTCAAAATATGTCAACAACCGCACCCGGTTTTTCTTTTTTCTCATCGTTTTTCTGGAATTATGGATCGTGATCGCCGTGTTCGGTCTGGTGATCGCCGTGGTCTTTGCCATGTATCCCACATCGGTTTTTCCGGTCTGGTGTGAGGTGGCCATTGCCCTTTACTTAGGGTATGCCATCTACAAACAGGGCAAAAGCATCATCACCTGGTCCATCATTGCCGTGGTGCTCATGTATGTCACCGTGTTCATCGGTGCGGTGCTGCCCATCAAAATGCCCACCATTGCAGGGATTCCGCCCACAGGGGTGTGGACAATTGTTTTGCTGATCTATGCGTTTATCGCCTCCACCCTGCCGGTCACCACGTTGCTGCAGCCCCGGGATTTCATCAATTCCCATCAGCTCATGATCGTGATGGTGCTGCTGATGATCGGCGTGGTTTTTTCCGCTTTTTTTGCCAACCTGTCCATTGTGGCACCGGCCGTTCAGATGAATCCGGCCCAAGCCCCGCCCATGTGGCCGTTTTTGTTCATCACCATTGCCTGTGGCGCGATTTCCGGGTTTCATTCCCTGGTGTCTTCGGGCACGTCTGCCAAACAGGTGCGGTATGAAACCGATTCTTTGTTTGTGGGATACGGGTCCATGCTCATGGAAGGAGCCCTGGCCACTTTGGTGATCATTGCCGTGGCTGCCGGTATCGGTATGGGATATGTGACCAAATCCGGTGAAACCCTGATGGGAGTAGCTGCCTGGACCACCCATTATTCCTCCTGGGCCGCTGCAGCCGGCTTGGGTTCCAAAGTAGCCGCATTTGTGGACGGGTCCGCCAACATGCTTGCGGCATTCGGCATCCCGGCCAGCATCGCCGTGGTGATTATGGGTGTGTTTGTGGCGTCCTTTGCCGGTACCACCCTGGATACGGCCACCCGGATTCAGCGCTATATTCTGTCCGAGCTGTTTGACAGTGTGAAGCTCACGGCATTGACCGGCAAATATGTCACCACGTTTCTGGCCGTGGGAACGGCCCTGCTGCTGGCATTTGCCACCGGTCCCAGCGGAAACGGCGCCCTGAAGCTGTGGCCCCTGTTCGGTGCCGTGAATCAGACCCTGGCCGGTCTGGCGCTGATTATCATCACGTTGTACCTCAAAGACAAAGGCGGGGTGAAATGGATGATTTCCGGTATCCCGGCCGTGTTTATGATGGTGATGACCATCTGGGCGTTGATCCTGAACCAGGGCAGTTTCGGCACGGCCCACAACACCCTGCTTCAGGTGGTTAACGCCATTATTCTGATTCTGGCGGTCTGGATCACGGTGGAAGGGGTATTGCGGTTTTTTACCGTCACCCCCGGGGGTGAGATTGCATCAGAACACAGATAAGTTCCGACTGGGGCGCGATGCATAAAACGCTTCAGAAACACTATATGATACTGATGTTGCCGGGCCTGGGACTGTTTCTGGTCCTGGGCCTGGCATTTGCACTGAATCTGGTTTCACCGGGCTGGTTTGTTCTTTCTTCCCGGGTCTATGTTATCGTGTTTGTGGCCGCTGTTATGACGGCCATTGCCGGACCGATTTTTTTAAGGACCCTGTTTGCCCATTCCGTAAGAGCACGGCACCATGTCGATGCTGCTGATTTTCTCAAGTTTCAGCGACGGCTCTTGCAGGTGTCTCAGACAACGGTGTATCTGGCGGTTGCAGCGGTATGGTTCAGTTTTCCCCGGTTTTATGCAGCCGCCATTGTGTTGATGGGATTGTATGCCATGTATTATTACTATCCGTCCCGGCAGCGGATCGATTTTGACAAAAAAATATTCCGGGTGACATGAAAAACGACAACACACCATTTCCGCCTTTTTGGGGCCGGATCAAAAAACAGGCCCTCAGCTGGTGGCAGGCCGCAGATGAGGTGGCACGTAACAAAGCGGTCCACACCATTGAAGCGGAGTGCGAAGAGATGGAATATATTTTTGCGCTGCTGGTGCAGGGATCATTTGTGGGCCTGCCGTCTCCGCCGGCACATCTGAGTATGGATCTTCTGCCGCTGATGGAAAAGGACCTGATGCTGTTGCTGGAAAGGATGAACACGTCAAACCAACCGTTGTCCCGGTTGTTTTCCGTGTTCGATATTTCGTGATCCCATGGCTTGCTTGCGAACCCTTTTTTTTCTGGGCAAGGGCGGTACGGGCAAATCCACGGCATC belongs to Desulfotignum phosphitoxidans DSM 13687 and includes:
- a CDS encoding NupC/NupG family nucleoside CNT transporter yields the protein MIIQGVAGLIVFIGLAWMISENRGRVNIKTIAVGLGFQFLLALIFLKIPLLSQGFVLLNQVVLALEQATRAGTSMVFGYLGGGTLPFEEKFAGASFILAFQALPLVLLMSALSSLLFYWKILPWVVQKFSRVLEKLFKLGGAEGLGVSANIFVGMVESPLFIRPYVRSLTRSELFTLMTSGMATIAGTMMVLYANILGDIIPNVLGHILAASIISAPAAITVAKIMIPETRPVTSGELTEPDPATSSMDAVTRGTLQGVELLINIIAMLVVLVALVHLADILLKILPVVNGTPLTLQRIFGWIMSPVVWLMGVPWAEAGIAGGLMGTKTIINEFVAYLNLAGLPADSLGPDSRLIMLYAMCGFANPGSLGIMIGGLGTMAPERRGEIVSLGLKSIIAGTIATCMTGAIVGLLG
- a CDS encoding carbon starvation CstA family protein; translation: MDALLIMVVSFIGYIFMYQVYGRFIGKKIFKLAQGAEVPSVVMEDGVDYVPTKKEVIFGHHFTSIAGTGPIVGPAIAIIWGWVPAMIWVFFGSIFMGAVHDFGALIISMRNQGKSIADYTSKYVNNRTRFFFFLIVFLELWIVIAVFGLVIAVVFAMYPTSVFPVWCEVAIALYLGYAIYKQGKSIITWSIIAVVLMYVTVFIGAVLPIKMPTIAGIPPTGVWTIVLLIYAFIASTLPVTTLLQPRDFINSHQLMIVMVLLMIGVVFSAFFANLSIVAPAVQMNPAQAPPMWPFLFITIACGAISGFHSLVSSGTSAKQVRYETDSLFVGYGSMLMEGALATLVIIAVAAGIGMGYVTKSGETLMGVAAWTTHYSSWAAAAGLGSKVAAFVDGSANMLAAFGIPASIAVVIMGVFVASFAGTTLDTATRIQRYILSELFDSVKLTALTGKYVTTFLAVGTALLLAFATGPSGNGALKLWPLFGAVNQTLAGLALIIITLYLKDKGGVKWMISGIPAVFMMVMTIWALILNQGSFGTAHNTLLQVVNAIILILAVWITVEGVLRFFTVTPGGEIASEHR